From Desulfovibrio sp. TomC, a single genomic window includes:
- a CDS encoding sensor domain-containing protein, with product MAMHSPGLLPDVPEDVHQRIFQCSPNAALLRDADGIVLAVNAAFEALFGVDAAEVVGRDLRAVVRPAVDRDGDGGGEVWSLSGAAFLRETRWGAHDGGTVDVSLSQFPVGDSGGKTISCVIFRDISGRRRAEEQLDAAERKYRSIFENAVEGIFQTTPGGRYLEANRTLARIYGFVSVAEMTEYFRDIKNQLYVDPRRRDDFVRRLSAHDEVHNFESQIRKKDGAVIWISENARVVRDASGEAVYYEGTVVDITDRKRAEEQLAAQRAYFDQLFANSPQAIALIDMHRNIVDANHAFENLFGFRAEEIKGFGMRTYIVPDHLLGECESTRNAILSGNTLVRETFRQHRDGRLIPVSMIGFPIEIGGRVQGIVYVYQDISERKAFEEQITHQAFHDALTGLPNRSLFADRLDRALTRGKRRSDYQYAVLMIDLNKFKGINDTLGHQAGDQLLIEVSRRLLSCVRTMDTVARLGGDEFAIILEELKSKKEVMTVVERIGTVLGRPCVLCGSTVTPGASIGIVLRTLDYTSAEDILRDADIAMYRAKESGRTSMIFDRQMHQEILEAITLEADLRAALERGELLLHYQPIVDVQSGRIEGFEALVRWDHPIRGLVPPVRFIPLAEETGLILPLGRFVITEACRQLRSWQLTMPEAGALSVSVNVSCRQFVKDGLVEHVSGVLAETGLDPACLKLEITESVLMHDAQHTAGELNRLKKLGVKIAIDDFGTGYSSLSYLRQLPIDHLKIDRSFISGDDCNGESQEIVKSIIALARSLGLTVIAEGVEHQDQLDKLRFADCDKAQGFMFSRPVDKDAALQLLREALDGGCGCSPV from the coding sequence ATGGCCATGCATTCCCCGGGGCTGCTCCCCGATGTCCCGGAAGACGTCCACCAGCGCATCTTCCAATGCTCTCCCAACGCAGCCCTCTTGCGCGATGCCGACGGTATCGTGCTTGCAGTCAATGCCGCCTTTGAGGCCCTCTTTGGCGTGGACGCGGCCGAGGTTGTCGGGCGGGATCTGCGGGCGGTGGTGCGTCCGGCCGTGGACAGGGACGGCGACGGGGGGGGCGAGGTCTGGAGTCTGTCCGGCGCGGCCTTTTTGCGGGAAACCCGCTGGGGCGCCCACGACGGCGGCACGGTGGATGTGAGCCTGTCCCAGTTTCCGGTGGGGGACAGCGGCGGCAAGACCATCTCCTGCGTGATTTTTCGGGATATTTCCGGGCGTCGCCGGGCCGAGGAACAGCTCGACGCGGCCGAGCGCAAGTACCGCTCCATCTTTGAAAATGCCGTCGAGGGCATCTTTCAGACCACCCCCGGCGGCCGCTATCTGGAGGCCAATCGCACCCTGGCCCGCATCTACGGCTTTGTATCCGTGGCCGAGATGACCGAGTATTTCCGGGACATCAAAAACCAGCTCTACGTCGATCCCAGGCGGCGCGACGACTTCGTGCGCCGGCTTTCGGCCCATGACGAGGTGCACAACTTCGAGTCGCAGATCCGGAAAAAAGACGGGGCCGTCATCTGGATTTCCGAAAATGCCCGGGTGGTGCGCGATGCCTCCGGCGAGGCGGTCTACTACGAAGGCACGGTGGTGGACATCACCGACCGCAAGCGGGCCGAGGAACAGCTGGCCGCCCAGCGGGCCTATTTCGACCAGCTTTTTGCCAATTCCCCCCAGGCCATTGCGCTTATCGACATGCACCGCAACATCGTGGACGCCAACCACGCCTTTGAAAATCTTTTCGGCTTCAGGGCTGAGGAGATCAAGGGTTTCGGCATGCGCACCTATATCGTGCCCGATCACCTGCTTGGCGAGTGCGAGAGCACCCGAAACGCCATTTTGTCGGGCAACACGCTGGTGCGCGAGACGTTTCGGCAGCACCGCGACGGCCGGCTCATCCCGGTGTCCATGATCGGCTTTCCCATTGAAATCGGCGGCCGGGTCCAGGGCATCGTCTACGTGTATCAGGACATCTCCGAGCGCAAGGCCTTTGAGGAGCAGATCACCCATCAGGCCTTCCACGACGCCCTGACCGGGCTGCCCAACCGCAGCCTGTTTGCCGACCGCCTGGACCGGGCGCTGACGCGCGGCAAACGCCGCAGCGACTACCAGTATGCCGTGCTCATGATCGACCTCAACAAGTTCAAGGGCATAAACGACACCCTGGGGCATCAGGCCGGGGACCAGCTGCTCATCGAAGTGTCGCGGCGGCTGTTGTCCTGCGTGCGCACCATGGACACCGTGGCCCGCCTGGGCGGAGACGAGTTCGCCATCATCCTGGAGGAACTCAAGTCCAAGAAAGAGGTCATGACCGTGGTCGAACGCATCGGCACGGTCCTTGGCCGGCCCTGCGTCCTGTGCGGCTCCACGGTCACTCCCGGGGCCAGCATCGGCATTGTGCTGCGCACCCTGGACTACACGAGCGCCGAAGACATTTTGCGCGACGCCGACATCGCCATGTACCGGGCCAAGGAATCGGGCCGCACCTCCATGATCTTTGATCGCCAGATGCACCAGGAAATCCTTGAGGCCATCACCCTGGAAGCCGATCTGCGCGCGGCCCTGGAGCGGGGCGAGCTGCTGCTCCACTACCAGCCCATTGTCGATGTCCAAAGCGGTCGGATCGAGGGTTTTGAGGCCCTGGTGCGCTGGGATCATCCCATCCGGGGGCTGGTGCCGCCGGTGCGCTTTATCCCGCTGGCCGAGGAGACCGGGCTGATCCTGCCGCTTGGCCGTTTCGTCATCACCGAGGCCTGCCGCCAGCTGCGGTCCTGGCAGCTTACGATGCCCGAGGCCGGGGCGCTTTCGGTCAGCGTCAACGTGTCCTGCCGCCAGTTCGTCAAGGACGGGCTGGTGGAACATGTGTCCGGGGTGCTGGCCGAAACCGGATTGGACCCGGCCTGCCTCAAGCTTGAGATCACCGAGTCGGTGCTCATGCACGACGCCCAGCACACGGCCGGGGAACTCAACCGCTTAAAGAAGCTCGGAGTCAAGATCGCCATCGACGACTTCGGCACCGGCTATTCCTCCCTGTCCTATCTGCGCCAGCTGCCCATCGACCACCTGAAGATCGACCGGTCCTTTATCAGCGGCGACGACTGCAACGGCGAGAGCCAGGAAATCGTCAAATCCATCATCGCCCTGGCCCGCAGCCTGGGCCTGACCGTCATTGCCGAGGGGGTCGAGCATCAGGACCAGCTCGACAAACTGCGCTTTGCCGATTGCGACAAGGCGCAGGGCTTCATGTTCTCGCGCCCGGTGGACAAGGACGCGGCCCTGCAGCTGCTCCGGGAGGCCTTGGACGGCGGCTGCGGCTGCTCTCCGGTCTGA